In Humulus lupulus chromosome 7, drHumLupu1.1, whole genome shotgun sequence, the following are encoded in one genomic region:
- the LOC133792363 gene encoding probable N-acetyltransferase HLS1, with product MGFNKPRPIIRSYDKRVDRARVEDLERRCEVGPTERIFLFTDTMGDPICRIRNSPMYKMLVAELDKELVGVIQGSIKVVTINKPPKDNIGAAGAKVGYILGLRVAPHQRRKGIGSSLVRELEEWFVANDVDYSYMATEKDNKASVKLFVEKFGYNKFRTPAILVNPVQNRASHISSNVEISKLKVEEAESLYRKFMSSAEFFPKDINDILRNKLSLGTWVAYPRGESLGSTRSWAMVSVWNTGGLFKLWLGKAPLSCLIYTKSSRLISRLLPCFKLVPCIPDFFNPFGFYFMYGVHSEGPLSGKLVRSLCHFVHNMAIESKDCKVIVTEVGGHEFGLRHHIPHWKLLSCPEDLWCIKALKIKDHEERNKALFQLTKTPPSKPLFVDPREV from the exons ATGGGATTCAATAAGCCACGGCCGATAATTCGGAGCTACGATAAGCGAGTTGACAGAGCTAGAGTTGAAGACCTCGAACGAAGATGCGAGGTGGGCCCAACTGAACGAATTTTTCTCTTCACGGACACTATGGGTGACCCCATTTGTAGGATCCGGAACAGTCCGATGTATAAGATGctg GTAGCGGAGTTGGACAAGGAGTTAGTTGGGGTCATTCAAGGCTCTATAAAAGTGGTTACAATCAATAAGCCACCGAAGGATAACATAGGCGCGGCCGGAGCCAAGGTGGGGTACATCTTAGGCCTAAGGGTTGCACCTCATCAAAGACGCAAAGGGATTGGGTCGAGCCTAGTTCGAGAGCTAGAGGAGTGGTTTGTGGCGAACGATGTTGATTATAGCTACATGGCAACCGAGAAGGACAACAAGGCTTCGGTCAAGTTGTTTGTGGAGAAATTTGGGTACAACAAGTTTAGGACGCCGGCGATTCTGGTCAACCCGGTGCAGAACCGGGCTTCACATATCTCGTCAAACGTTGAGATATCGAAGCTGAAGGTGGAAGAAGCAGAGTCGCTGTACCGGAAATTCATGTCGTCTGCGGAGTTCTTTCCGAAGGACATAAACGACATATTGAGGAACAAGCTGAGCTTGGGAACATGGGTGGCCTACCCTAGAGGAGAGTCATTGGGTAGTACTAGGAGCTGGGCCATGGTTAGTGTGTGGAACACTGGGGGACTTTTCAAGCTGTGGCTAGGGAAAGCTCCCTTATCGTGTTTAATTTATACCAAAAGTAGTAGACTGATTAGTAGGTTATTGCCCTGCTTTAAGTTAGTGCCTTGTATACCCGACTTCTTTAACCCTTTTGGGTTTTATTTCATGTATGGAGTTCACTCGGAAGGTCCATTGTCCGGAAAGCTGGTCAGGAGTTTATGCCACTTCGTGCATAACATGGCTATAGAGTCCAAGGATTGTAAGGTAATAGTGACCGAAGTTGGTGGTCACGAGTTCGGGCTGAGACATCACATCCCGCATTGGAAATTATTATCTTGTCCGGAGGATTTGTGGTGTATAAAAGCCTTGAAAATCAAGGACCATGAGGAGAGAAATAAGGCTCTCTTTCAGTTGACAAAAACTCCACCATCAAAACCTCTTTTTGTAGACCCAAGAGAGGTATGA
- the LOC133791683 gene encoding uncharacterized protein LOC133791683, producing the protein MYYNPKRYVPILELENRQLHKQLAEATKRNEELARLAAQAQVPPRDTQAPPPRDIQVPPRRPRGSPHKNAATRRAEQVPPPTAHPAPPRPQKSNRAEGAANLTAEAQTGIGNNRAPSVTWIPNPGATQNVSEPDWANSGPSRPHNGRQPPSPIRHPPWSIRHPSPIQRVPRPSHQDRDR; encoded by the coding sequence ATGTACTATAATCCCAAGAGATATGTTCCAATTTTGGAACTTGAGAATCGCCAACTACACAAACAGCTGGCGGAAGCTACAAAacgcaatgaagagctagccagactagcagCTCAAGCACAGGTGCCTCCCCGAGACACTCAAGCCCCACCTCCTCGAGACATTCAAGTCCCACCTCGCAGGCCTAGGGGGAGTCCACATAAGAATGCGGCCACCAGGAGGGCGGAACAAGTTCCACCACCGACAGCCCATCCTGCTCCACCAAGACCCCAGAAGAGTAACCGGGCTGAGGGTGCTGCCAACTTGACTGCAGAAGCACAAACGGgaatagggaataaccgagccccctcagtGACTTGGATCCCAAATCCTGGTGCCACGCAAAACGTTTCGGAACCTGATTGGGCAAATTCGGGACCATCTAGGCCCCATAATGGGAGGCAGCCACCttctccaataaggcacccaccatggTCGATAAGGCATCCCTCGCCAATCCAAAGGGTTCCACGACCTTCCCACCAAGACAGGGATAGGTGA